In Sparus aurata chromosome 5, fSpaAur1.1, whole genome shotgun sequence, the genomic window GACATCAATATAAAAAAGCATTAaggagtgtttttttgtttttttttctaaacaccACGTCGGTCAGTGAACgggggagggagaaaaaaaaacaacccactgCGAGCTGACTGagggctagctaacgttagcgtgcTAGCGTTAGCCAGCTAAATCCAGCGATTATCACAATTTTATTTGTCTCCCCCTGCCTTCATCCATCGCCGCCCCGCGCCCTTCCAGTCACGCTCGAAAAAACACAGCGGAGAGGTCTTCCCGAGCATCGGCTCTCCAGTCCCCGCCGTTGCACGACGCCGACATCCCAATGAGGAGTGGTCAGTCCCGGGGAAGATGTGGTGATTCGACCACTGTAACACTGATGCTTAAatggatgctgctgctgctgctgctgctggctgatgAGGGGAATCTCCGCTTTCACCGAGAcaagacgctgctgctgctgctgctgcggtcgGAGAAAATCAGAGCGTCTCAGAACAACGACGCTCCTGAACGCACCACGCGTAAAACGACGCAGGGGCGACACAGACGCTCCTGAACAACAGACTCCAGATATATTTTAACacatatttataattatttgGAACAGTGTTCATATTTTCATagccttttttattcattaaacatctctttctttcatttcttatAACGGCTATAGTAAATTCATACCAATATTGTAATTACAATCATTGACATTTAAGATAGCATTTTAACAGCCAGCAATCTTCATACAGTTTGCTTATATCCGGCATATATAAATGCAAGAGCTGGCAGAGCTGGAGCAGTTTGCAAAGAAGACTGGTGTAAAATTGCAGCATCTAGATGTGCAAGCCTGATTGAGACCATTCCACAAGAACTCAGTGCTGTGATGGCAGCCAATGATGCATCTACTAAATACTGACTTGAAGTGGGTGAATAATACTTATGCAACCACTTATTTTACTATATATGTTCAATAAATTGACAttactttgtagaaatctgtgttcactttgacattaaagaggttttttttaataattcttgcgtcaaaaaaatccaaatgatattgaccatgattccatttataaaagcaatcaCTGTACATGCggcatctattgcatgtctgtacatcctgggagagggatccctcttctGAGGCTCATTTGGCTTCTgagggatttttcttttttcgatATGACAAGATTTTCCTCACTGGAatcaagggtctaaggacagaggatacagattgtaaagccaaCTGAAGCAATGTGTCTGATTTTGGGCTATGTAAATAAAattcatgtgattttattttatttttgtcacatgAGCTATCTACATGACAATAATGGGGATGAAGACCATGAGGTGAGGTTGAAAGGGCCAGAAGAAGTGtatgaaaaaatgtttaattgtaatatataatataagcTAATACTTGATAGttggaaaaatgctgaaaattgGCCCAACCACTACCCTTTATAATGCACAGtttataaatgataaatgatgattGTTGTGGGAGCCAGTTGTGGTTGTTGGGTGTCTAAATTAGATGGGTTACCCCCTCTGGAGGTTTTCTGGACATGATCAACAGGGAGGAGACCCCAGGGAAGAAGTTGGACAAACTGGATTGATGACACATCCCATCTGGCTTGTGAGTGCCTCGGGATCCACCAGGAACACAAGGGAGACATGGCTGAGAAAAGACTCCCTTCAGTTCTCATTCAACAAGAGAATAAGGACAGATTTGACAGAAACCACAAAAGATAAGTGATGCTTTATTGAGCCACAGAAATAAAACTCAGGTGACGTGCACAAACAGGTACAGATAAATAGAGAAAAGTAATAAGATAGATAATTAGAACtaaatagattatttttttttttttttttttttattaaagggcAGTTAGTTTACATACAGTACCTATGACCGGTATCGTATCCTGACTAATGCCTTGCTGGAGTTATTAGTTTGCTCGGCCCTGTGGCCCCGCGCAGCCTGACAGGCTCTACTCAGGGTAACATATCCCAGTGACCTCATCGCTCGCGGTGCATCTTGGGACTTTATGTAAAACCAACATGGCGGCCGCCTGCGCCAGAACGCTTTGTAAGGTCGGCTGGAATATTTTGGAGTCTCCGGCCGCCCGCCGGTCCGGTACCGTCTCCTACTTGGTGGGCAATGTCGGCGCACACGGGTCAAGGAGGGCGTACGGTACCGGCGGGACCGGGGTCCGCTCCAAACTGCTGTCCTCTCTgcggggaggaggaggcagggtgCTCGGCTGTGCCTTTCTGCTCGGTGGAGGTGTGGGTTTATATCAGACTGTGAAGTACAGTGTCCAGCAGCACCTGGCCGAGGAAGAGAGCAAGGTGAGTCCGTTCACTGTGACCTTTATTCGGCCACACAGTCAGCCCGGTCCGCGGTGTCCCGGCGGTCTCTGGTGGCAGTTTTCCATTGACAGCAGTTATCTAACTTCACATGTCTGCAGACAGGGTCACCTGGACGCCCTGGAGTAATTGAGTATGTGCACTCAAATAACGTACTGTACTTCAGTGCACCTTACAGCCACTTGTAACTGTAGTtcttaatttacatttttatgtgtcTAAGTTGTTACTTCTAATCCACTACATTTGAAGAGCAAAACTTATTGATTTTATTGAACTTGTCAAGTTTTATACTAGAAAACAAGCTGCATACACGTAAGATTAAGGAAATTTTAAATGACAATAACATAAAAGGAACTAGTTACTATATTTATCATAAAAAATATGTAGTAGAGAGGAAGAATACAGTAGccgaaaatggaaatactcaattaaagtacctcaaatttgtatttAAGAACATCATTCGGCATTGGCTGTTCGACAAATGAATATCAGTCCCAAATATTGTTTATATCAGTCTCCGTGATTTCTAATAACTGGTATCAACCCTGAAAAAGCCACATATGTCGACCCCTAGTTCCAACATCTGTTAACATCAATAATTATCAGTAAGCTGTGTTGATCAGCCTGCGTTGAATCAACTTTGCTTGACTAATACAAACAAATATTGTGAAGACTAGCGTCGTTCTGACCCTCATGACCCTGTTGTAGAGCCTACATTTTGTAAAGATGCTTGACAAAATTCAAGTTAAATGGAAGTGCATGATAAAGACAGCAAGAGTAATTACAGAATCATTGAACCCGGGTAGTAATTATTAGATGTGGTTAACCAAAACCAGCCTAATTTCAGTTCCCTAATCTACAGTCCTCTAATGGTGATTGTTTCTTAATGGCTTCAAACATAATATATGGATTTATGTGATGCAGTTTTGCTGCTTATCAGGCATTTTGCTAGTGTTAGCACTTGCTGTTATAGCAGCATATTGATCCATTATTCCACAGAGTACACTTTGAATGGCATGTCCTTAACATCAACATCAGTCACACtttgatgaaatgtttttttttgtggcagtAATTTTGGAAATCTAGTATAAATCTGAAAAAACTGGAAGATATTTAATGCAAGAATCAGCCTCTATGAGATGAGCTATAATGGCCGTTCCTCTTTCCACATCTGTTTCCTTTCAGGTGTCAGGAGGAGATCTGAAGTTGACTCTATACCAGTACAAGACTTGCCCCTTCTGCAGCAAGGTGCGAGCGTTTCTGGACTACCATGGGCTGCCGTATGAGATCGTGGAGGTGAACCCGGTGATGAGGCAGGAGATCAAGTGGTCGACCTACAGAAAGGTTCCCATCCTGATGGTGGATAGCGATGTGGTAAGACGGTTAAATCTCAAGAGGAGAACTATGGGGTCTCTTTCTTAACGCCAGATAGAGTTTACAAAGTATAATCACTTGCATTTAGTGGAGTGTTATTTTACTATTTCTGGCATTTCCACTACCAAACCTGACACTTCTGGAAAGACCGTCTGTCTTCTGCAACTCCAATATTCATTTGTCAGACTTGGTTtaaagtggaataaaaaaatctttctctATCACTTTGATTTGGAAACCAAAAATGCGAGACAACACCAGAGAGCTGCTTTAAGGCTTTCCCAGTCGAATAAGAACTTGTTGTACTGTTAATGTTGTACCACAAATCTgcagtcattttcaaacaaaaacctttcgtgtcttttttttttttttgctcatctACAGCAACTAAATGACTCGTCCGTCATCATCAGCAGCCTCAAGACATATTTAATCTGCAAGTAAGTTACTTCCATCATgtgatttgaaaatatgttttctcttttttctctcgaTAAAAGTTATCCTGGGCAGGAGAACATGCAAAATGCTCCTAGTTACATACAGCTTTATACAATTTAAGTCATGAatagatttatttattacaaTAGCTTCTGATATATAGATAGGGTTTCATAATAGATTAGGTTTCATTTGGTTGGGTTTTGTTAAATTTCTTCCACCCCAAAAAATAGGGACGACTACATTTCCAATTTTGTTCAAAGCATCCAAcaattattaaaacaaacagaaatgtgtctttaaatAAGTCCCTGGTATTCTGGAGAGTTAAGCTGCACCATCTATAATTGCAAATAACCAACACTATCTGCATGGATTGATACCactagagaaaagagagggaataCATTGTACTGTGTATTTTAGTCATTTGGAAGCACTGACCCTTAACATGTGAACCTTTGTCATCCAGTGACAAAAGTGTCACTGACATCCTTCGCTGCTACCCGGAGTTGAAGTCGGTGAACAGCAGTGGGAAGGAGGTGACAGAGTACTCCAACAAGTACTGGTTGATGCTGAGCGAGGCCGAGGCCGCGGTGGTTTACCCCGAGAAGGGAATGCAGAAGTAAGTCTAgacctgctgctcacacacaaaccactAGATATCAATTTCATTGCCCAGAACCATCAGTAGATTCTTATTATGAAAGGTTGCACTCAGTGGCTTGGCTGTCATCCAATGGCTTCAGTTACAACTCGATGTCATAGGGAATTGTTTATATAAGTATCAATACAGACAATATCTTATATTAAGTAATATCTGTCTAATATCTGTCTGATTCTGTTTGGCCAAATTTTGGTGAGCCTACAGAACAGTTGTACtattaaaaagacatttaagtCTTGTTACTACTATGATGTCAattgtaaaagtgttttcttttcatgctgtcagagaggagaggaagtggcGAGAGTGGGCCGATGACTGGCTTGTGCATCTTATATCTCCCAACGTGTACCGAACCCCCAGCGAGGCCATGGCCGCCTTCGACTACATCGTACGCGAGGGCAAGTTTGGTACTTACGAAGGTTTCTTTGCTAAGTATGTTGGAGCAGCGGCCATGTATCTCATctccaaaagactgaaaagtcGGTGAGTTACACATAAAGATATATCTTACAAGAATCATCAGTCCAGCTTAATTTTCAAAGATGGACGAACTGCATCTCTCCTATATGGAAATGTTTCTTGTAGTTGCTTAATGGGTTCAACCTTGcagatttttcttctttgtaaGTCAGTGTTTGAATATCCAAGTGTTCATTATTCTCCTTTTTTgacacaacagacacaaactgCAGGACGATGTCAGGCAGGATCTCTACAAAGCTGTCAATGAGTGGGTGGCAGCCATCGGCAAGAAGAGGAAGTTCATGGGTGGAGATCAACCCAACCTGGCAGACCTGGTGAGGAAATACACAATTAATGATAGATTTAAGATCCATAAAGATGGATTTCCAGAAAATGTGGTCATGGAAACTCGGGCCCCTGAGGAGGCCCCTTTAGTTCATGACAGAGTTGCGCTAAAACTAATAAGAGATAAAAGCAACACAAcaatttatttcacttttatattgtttaaagctttttacagtaaaacaaactctgattaaaaaaaacaccactaaATGCTTAAAGTTTGCATATTTTACTAACACTATAAAGGTTAGCATATTAATTCTACTAATGTTGACATGCTAACAAAGAATGTGCTTAATTATTTGCTAAAATCTAACATGTTTATGAATTAAGGTGATATACATTTAACATGGAGAAGAGTTAATTGATTTAGCTGCTGAACATGCTGACTGTTTGCATGCCAACATCTGTTAGTCAGGTATGTCAACAATGTTCAGGAGGTATGTTGCCATGCTAATAGAGGCTAACAACTTAATGTACTAAATTTAAGTATAACTGTGATCACAGTCAACATCTAAAAGTAAGTACTGTATGTTAACGTGCAAACTTTAAGCATGTTAGCAACAGGCTAAAAAGTTAGCATACTAAATGTTAGCATTACTGTGATCATGGGTAACAAGCAGCTATGTTAACATATTGGCATCGTGACAGTTTTGCATGTTGGTGTACAAggtgtttgaattgtgtcattaTTAGTTTATAAACTGTCAGAATATTGGAAATTAGAGCGTAAATTGACATCTTTGAACATCTTATTGCTCCATGATGGCAAACAGATTCTAAGATGCCCTATAATGGCCGGTCTCCAGAGAATAAACCTGACATTTCTCAACCCCGCTGGATTTTCCTCTAAAATATTGTTGTGTATAATGAACACTGTAGCCTTTTACAATCTCACCTCACTGTTTAAGCAATTTCAGATTGTTTTTTGGGGTCaacatttcctctgtttttcctcCGTCTACAGGCAGTGTATGGCGTCCTCAGAGTGATGGAGGGCCTGCAGTCGTTTGACGACATGATGGCAAACTCCAAGGTCAAAAACTGGTACAGACGCGTGGAGAGGGCGTCGCTCAACCACGAGGGCCGCAAGTGAGTCAGGCACGAAGGAGACCACAGAACATCAAACACGTTCAGCCTCAAAGTGACTGAACAGTGAAATCCCCAGAAAGACAGTGACCCGCAGCATCAGGAGGCAAGAAGTCCTGATTCTGTTGTGGCTATTTCAGTTTGAGAACGGTTATTACTGCCCAGATTGATTTCCTGCCATACTATGAGTATAAACCTGCTGATGTGTATGAACAAGTTAACTGTAGACATTTATGTAGAGAAACAGA contains:
- the ptgesl gene encoding prostaglandin E synthase 2; this encodes MAAACARTLCKVGWNILESPAARRSGTVSYLVGNVGAHGSRRAYGTGGTGVRSKLLSSLRGGGGRVLGCAFLLGGGVGLYQTVKYSVQQHLAEEESKVSGGDLKLTLYQYKTCPFCSKVRAFLDYHGLPYEIVEVNPVMRQEIKWSTYRKVPILMVDSDVQLNDSSVIISSLKTYLICNDKSVTDILRCYPELKSVNSSGKEVTEYSNKYWLMLSEAEAAVVYPEKGMQKEERKWREWADDWLVHLISPNVYRTPSEAMAAFDYIVREGKFGTYEGFFAKYVGAAAMYLISKRLKSRHKLQDDVRQDLYKAVNEWVAAIGKKRKFMGGDQPNLADLAVYGVLRVMEGLQSFDDMMANSKVKNWYRRVERASLNHEGRK